A single Halarcobacter anaerophilus DNA region contains:
- a CDS encoding response regulator transcription factor, whose translation MKILLLEDDLMLNDAITQYLTSVGHYIISSKDGKSCMQVLENEKFDMLILDINLPDIDGFTILEELHKQKRMIPTIFISALLDIEEISRAFDIGCHDYLKKPFHLKELNLRINRILKCAFVPQNHKRLSISYSFDHDSMTLYFNNEPYILHKRQLMIISLLAKNRGLVVNYDMFREYAYDGEEIDNATIRAEVNRVKKILKEDFITNVRGIGYMIERPD comes from the coding sequence ATGAAAATTCTGCTACTTGAAGATGATTTAATGTTAAATGATGCAATAACACAATATTTAACATCCGTAGGACACTATATCATATCTTCAAAAGATGGAAAATCCTGTATGCAAGTATTAGAAAACGAAAAGTTTGATATGCTTATTTTAGATATAAATCTTCCCGATATTGACGGGTTTACTATTTTAGAAGAGCTGCATAAACAAAAAAGAATGATTCCTACAATATTTATTTCAGCGCTTTTGGATATAGAAGAGATTTCAAGAGCTTTTGATATAGGATGCCATGATTACTTAAAAAAACCCTTTCATTTAAAAGAGTTAAATCTTAGAATAAATAGAATTTTAAAATGTGCATTTGTTCCCCAAAATCATAAAAGACTTTCAATATCTTACAGCTTTGACCATGACAGCATGACTTTGTATTTCAATAATGAACCCTATATTTTACACAAAAGACAACTTATGATAATCTCCTTGCTTGCAAAAAACAGAGGTTTAGTCGTAAATTACGATATGTTCAGAGAGTATGCCTACGACGGGGAAGAAATCGACAATGCAACCATTAGAGCAGAAGTTAACAGAGTGAAAAAAATATTAAAAGAGGACTTTATTACAAACGTAAGAGGGATCGGATATATGATTGAAAGACCTGACTAA
- a CDS encoding DUF502 domain-containing protein — MVDKIKEFLGHGKDHIVTVILKGLFWLAPIAAITIIVLWIYDNVNALTGYFFTLVGFEPEHYPVLWTFIGVALLGFLAYILGIFVETGLINFIQRLYSKIPGYGTIKELVNIFNTSKSGEKKVLVVLIRGFSKEDYNVGLMYSTKESIVKDHYTAVLSMTPIPNGGYMFEVHKDKIWVIQEATFDSNLQYLLSMGVKSLSEIIKTPPKNIEDFITLDEYLKRNESKENV; from the coding sequence ATGGTTGATAAAATAAAAGAGTTTTTAGGACATGGGAAAGATCATATTGTAACAGTAATTTTAAAAGGTCTTTTTTGGTTGGCTCCAATTGCCGCAATCACTATAATAGTACTTTGGATTTACGACAACGTAAATGCTTTAACGGGATATTTTTTTACTCTTGTTGGATTTGAACCTGAACATTATCCAGTATTGTGGACTTTTATAGGTGTTGCACTTTTAGGGTTTTTAGCGTATATTTTAGGAATATTCGTTGAAACGGGATTAATAAATTTTATACAAAGATTATACTCAAAGATTCCAGGCTACGGAACGATAAAAGAGCTTGTAAATATATTTAATACTTCAAAATCAGGAGAGAAAAAAGTTTTAGTCGTACTAATTCGAGGGTTTTCAAAAGAGGATTACAATGTAGGTCTTATGTACTCTACAAAAGAGTCTATCGTAAAAGATCATTATACAGCAGTTTTATCAATGACTCCAATTCCAAACGGTGGATATATGTTTGAAGTTCATAAAGATAAAATCTGGGTTATACAAGAAGCAACTTTTGACAGCAATTTACAATATCTTCTCTCTATGGGAGTAAAATCATTGTCTGAAATCATTAAAACCCCGCCTAAAAATATAGAAGATTTTATTACTTTAGATGAATATTTAAAAAGAAATGAATCAAAAGAAAATGTATAA
- a CDS encoding FIST N-terminal domain-containing protein — protein MLQFHMKTFNYSVKNSIKNSNIDFEKFKNEKNILIQIFCGQGKENLKKTVLTLLKELPQAVLIGTTTDGEIKDKKITTSNTIISISIFENTLIKKYYVENQDSFDTGFTLAKELITPNTKLLILFTDGTTTNGENFLKGIESFNNKIPICGGMAGDNGEFTQTFICSQNKILKSGAVGVSLNSDSLKIHNDYRFNWSSIGIEHTIDKIEDNRVYSINGMSPIDFYSKYLGEDVALALPATGIEFPLIVEKDGIPTARALIAKHKDGSVSFAGNLKEGDKVKLGFGNAEMIMQNPIKSFDTLYNIKPQSFFLYSCMARRRYMPDLIQVEVEPFARIAPTSGFFTYAEFYHNGSKNLLLNQTLTVVALTEENTKIDKKVKKAEPEKKDAYARTIRALTHLIRQSTKDYDKQTTKLNEEKLYTHNLLAAQKQFLRHTIHETNTPLSTIMGNIELYEMEFGKNRYLSNIEVAMKNLFSIYDDLSYLIKKDQIIYANQRIDLTDYARSRIDFFSQVAINAKSKLIFESSKRVKYINFNETKLQRIIDNNLTNAIKYTFENEDIYILLYEEEGFYKLQFSSHSTLIQEPKKIFEEYYREEKLKEGFGLGLNLVKKICDEEGIKIDLESNSHFTTFTYYFKKENNENSAT, from the coding sequence ATGTTACAATTTCACATGAAAACTTTTAATTACAGTGTAAAAAACAGCATTAAAAATAGCAATATCGACTTTGAAAAATTCAAAAATGAAAAGAATATTTTAATACAAATTTTTTGCGGACAGGGAAAAGAGAATCTAAAAAAAACAGTTTTAACGCTTTTAAAAGAGTTGCCCCAAGCAGTTTTAATTGGAACTACCACAGACGGAGAGATAAAAGATAAAAAAATTACTACTTCAAATACAATAATTTCCATATCTATTTTTGAAAATACCCTTATAAAAAAATATTATGTAGAAAACCAAGACTCTTTTGATACGGGTTTTACCCTAGCAAAAGAGCTAATTACGCCAAATACAAAACTTCTAATACTTTTTACTGATGGAACAACAACAAACGGTGAAAACTTTTTAAAAGGAATAGAATCTTTTAACAATAAAATTCCTATTTGCGGTGGGATGGCTGGAGATAACGGGGAATTTACCCAAACGTTTATCTGTTCTCAGAATAAAATTTTAAAAAGCGGAGCAGTTGGAGTATCTTTAAATTCAGACTCCCTTAAAATTCATAATGATTACCGCTTTAACTGGTCATCTATAGGAATTGAACATACTATTGATAAAATAGAAGACAATAGAGTCTATAGTATAAACGGTATGTCTCCTATTGATTTTTATTCAAAATATTTAGGAGAAGATGTAGCTTTGGCACTTCCTGCAACAGGAATTGAATTTCCTTTGATAGTTGAAAAAGACGGTATCCCAACAGCTAGAGCACTAATTGCCAAACATAAAGACGGAAGCGTAAGTTTTGCGGGAAATCTAAAAGAGGGAGACAAAGTAAAACTTGGTTTTGGAAATGCAGAGATGATTATGCAAAATCCTATTAAAAGCTTTGATACCTTATATAATATAAAACCCCAAAGTTTCTTTTTATATTCATGTATGGCAAGAAGAAGATATATGCCTGATCTTATCCAAGTAGAAGTTGAACCTTTTGCAAGAATTGCACCTACTTCGGGATTTTTTACCTATGCAGAGTTTTACCATAACGGTTCAAAAAATCTTCTTTTAAATCAAACCTTAACAGTAGTTGCCCTAACAGAAGAGAACACAAAAATAGATAAAAAAGTAAAAAAAGCAGAACCTGAAAAAAAAGATGCTTATGCAAGAACAATAAGAGCTTTGACCCATCTAATCCGACAATCAACAAAAGATTATGATAAACAAACAACAAAATTAAATGAAGAAAAACTCTATACCCACAACCTTCTTGCGGCACAAAAACAGTTTTTAAGACATACTATTCATGAAACAAATACTCCTTTATCAACGATTATGGGAAATATTGAGCTTTATGAAATGGAATTTGGAAAAAACAGATACCTTTCAAATATTGAAGTTGCAATGAAAAATCTTTTTTCAATATATGATGATTTAAGTTATTTGATAAAAAAAGATCAAATAATTTATGCCAACCAAAGAATTGATTTAACAGACTATGCCAGAAGCAGAATTGACTTTTTTTCACAAGTTGCCATAAATGCAAAATCAAAACTTATTTTTGAAAGTTCAAAAAGAGTAAAATATATTAATTTTAATGAAACGAAACTGCAAAGAATAATAGATAACAATTTAACAAACGCCATAAAATATACTTTTGAAAATGAAGATATTTATATTCTTTTATATGAAGAAGAAGGATTTTATAAATTGCAGTTTTCAAGTCATTCAACTCTTATTCAAGAACCGAAAAAAATTTTTGAAGAGTATTACAGAGAAGAGAAATTAAAAGAGGGCTTTGGCTTGGGACTTAATTTGGTAAAAAAGATATGTGATGAAGAGGGAATTAAAATAGATTTGGAATCAAACAGTCATTTTACCACTTTTACATACTATTTCAAGAAGGAAAACAATGAAAATTCTGCTACTTGA
- a CDS encoding cation:proton antiporter domain-containing protein has protein sequence METILFIIFLSFALSTLINIILKKFSMSHIIGYIITGTIITSLFDLNGTSDLHILDLIAEFGIVFLMFTIGLEMPINKLKKMKEILFVNGSIQVGVSAVIIYLLAKYIFDIDTTSSIIIALAFSLSSTAIVLTYLKQSKDIHTPYGEKSTAILVFQDLAVIPILLLISFLSNDTLSLGEILTNTFLSALLIILFMFTIGKKILNWFLDFSSRTRIEELFLASILSIVIGTSLLAHQLGFTYSLGAFIAGMIISETNYHIKVESDISSYKDLLLGAFFFSVGTKIDVPYLLSNIHYVFLIFFGVMVIKAVVIYLLMLAKSNKSDSVKSALALCQIGEFSFAVFALAANDNILDKDLASFLILVTVLSMILTPFIVNNIYKIASFFVVEFYESDKITPINRRNHTIICGYAILGRIIAHELNKQNKSFVIISDNLKHVLLARKNGFMAYFGHLEKLPVLESLKVDEASNIIVTTNSLIKKRLICEAVLNFKNDANLIVRIDSLDEKKELKDLNIKYYVHSQIETAKLMVEKSLSFSS, from the coding sequence ATGGAAACAATACTATTTATAATTTTTTTATCATTCGCTTTATCCACGCTGATTAACATTATCCTTAAAAAGTTCTCAATGTCCCATATAATAGGATATATCATTACAGGAACAATAATAACCTCTTTGTTTGATTTAAACGGAACTTCGGATTTGCATATTTTAGATTTGATAGCCGAGTTTGGAATCGTATTTTTAATGTTTACAATAGGTCTTGAAATGCCTATAAACAAACTAAAAAAGATGAAAGAGATACTTTTCGTAAACGGTTCTATTCAAGTTGGAGTCAGTGCCGTAATTATATATTTACTCGCAAAATATATATTTGATATTGATACTACCTCGTCGATTATAATCGCACTTGCATTTTCTCTATCTTCAACGGCAATTGTTTTAACATATTTAAAACAATCAAAAGATATTCATACTCCTTACGGTGAAAAATCTACTGCTATATTGGTTTTTCAAGATTTAGCAGTAATTCCCATACTTCTGTTAATATCGTTTTTATCAAATGATACTCTGAGTTTAGGCGAAATTTTAACAAACACTTTTTTATCTGCTTTGTTAATTATTCTTTTTATGTTTACAATAGGAAAAAAGATTTTAAATTGGTTTTTAGACTTCTCTTCAAGAACTAGAATTGAAGAGCTCTTTTTAGCCTCAATCTTGTCAATTGTAATAGGAACTTCACTTTTAGCTCACCAATTGGGGTTTACCTACTCTTTGGGAGCTTTTATTGCGGGAATGATAATTTCCGAAACCAATTATCATATAAAAGTTGAATCAGATATCTCTTCATACAAAGATCTGCTTTTAGGAGCATTCTTTTTCTCTGTGGGAACAAAAATAGACGTGCCTTATCTGCTTTCGAATATTCATTACGTATTTTTGATATTTTTCGGTGTTATGGTTATAAAAGCCGTTGTTATTTATCTTTTAATGCTTGCAAAATCAAATAAGAGTGATTCTGTTAAATCAGCACTTGCACTTTGTCAAATAGGAGAGTTTTCTTTTGCCGTTTTTGCACTTGCCGCAAATGACAATATATTAGATAAAGATTTAGCTAGTTTTCTTATTTTAGTAACGGTTTTATCTATGATTTTAACTCCTTTTATTGTAAATAATATTTATAAAATAGCTTCATTTTTCGTAGTTGAATTCTATGAATCAGATAAAATTACTCCAATTAACAGAAGAAACCATACTATTATTTGCGGATATGCAATTTTAGGAAGAATAATTGCCCATGAACTAAATAAACAAAATAAATCATTTGTTATCATTTCAGATAATTTAAAACATGTACTTCTTGCAAGGAAAAACGGTTTTATGGCATATTTCGGGCACTTGGAAAAACTTCCCGTTTTGGAATCTTTAAAAGTAGATGAAGCCTCAAATATTATTGTTACTACAAACAGTTTAATCAAAAAAAGACTTATTTGTGAAGCCGTTTTAAATTTCAAAAACGATGCAAATTTAATTGTTAGAATTGATTCTTTAGATGAGAAAAAAGAGCTGAAAGATTTAAATATAAAATATTATGTCCACTCTCAAATAGAAACAGCAAAACTTATGGTTGAAAAAAGTTTAAGTTTTAGCAGTTGA
- a CDS encoding chloride channel protein, producing MENNKNVTKHIAEQTVMFATITKWILISSSIGALIGFIVALFLKLLEYCENSRTLLPFDYYYLLPFALVLTVIIVKKFAPSAEGHGTEKVIEAVHKNSGEMKLSVIPVKLAATVITIFAGGSVGKEGPGAQIGAAAASFVATLFKFSKRDRKKMVICGISAGFASVFGTPLAGAIFGVEILIVGALMYDILLPSIVAGFSAFFVAKMVGISYTYFDIAYYVTFDFNYVLIAKVILAGIFFGLVADFIITVLRAISTYAKSLKMHYILKAFLGGVVIVILTLLVGDQYLGLGFDTIKEALSSSFQDHENIPWYAFIAKTIFTSLTLGFGGSGGVITPVFYIGATSGNFFGTVVDGYIPLFAALGFVSVLAGATSAPIAAMIMAVELFGVNVAHYAALSIIIAFLMTGHRSVFPSQVLSMKKSDAINVQLGGEIVNAQATYTTRFFANIRRFLRIIYVKSKRAFRKRRRTKE from the coding sequence ATGGAAAACAATAAAAATGTGACAAAACATATAGCAGAACAGACAGTAATGTTCGCAACAATAACTAAATGGATTCTTATATCCTCTTCTATCGGGGCTTTGATTGGATTTATTGTTGCTTTATTTTTAAAACTTTTGGAGTACTGTGAAAATTCAAGAACTCTTCTGCCTTTTGATTACTACTATTTACTGCCTTTTGCTTTAGTTTTAACAGTTATTATCGTAAAAAAGTTTGCTCCTAGTGCTGAGGGACACGGTACGGAAAAAGTTATTGAAGCCGTGCATAAAAATTCAGGAGAGATGAAACTCTCTGTTATTCCTGTCAAGCTAGCTGCAACGGTTATTACTATTTTTGCGGGTGGTTCAGTAGGTAAAGAGGGACCAGGAGCCCAAATAGGTGCAGCGGCAGCCTCTTTTGTTGCAACACTTTTTAAATTTTCAAAAAGAGATAGAAAAAAAATGGTAATCTGCGGTATTAGTGCAGGTTTTGCATCAGTATTCGGAACACCTTTGGCAGGGGCTATTTTCGGAGTTGAAATACTTATAGTCGGTGCTTTGATGTATGATATTTTACTCCCTTCTATTGTTGCGGGATTTTCGGCTTTTTTTGTAGCAAAAATGGTTGGAATAAGTTATACATATTTTGATATTGCCTATTACGTAACTTTTGATTTTAATTATGTATTAATCGCAAAAGTTATTTTAGCCGGAATATTTTTCGGGCTTGTTGCAGACTTTATAATTACGGTATTAAGAGCAATAAGCACTTATGCCAAATCATTAAAAATGCACTATATTCTAAAAGCTTTTTTAGGTGGAGTAGTAATCGTAATATTAACTTTACTTGTGGGAGACCAATATCTGGGTTTAGGTTTTGATACTATAAAAGAGGCTTTGTCTTCAAGTTTTCAAGATCATGAAAATATTCCTTGGTATGCCTTTATAGCAAAAACTATTTTTACCTCTTTAACCTTAGGCTTCGGAGGAAGTGGAGGAGTTATTACTCCTGTTTTTTATATAGGTGCAACAAGCGGTAATTTTTTCGGTACGGTTGTTGACGGTTATATTCCTTTATTTGCCGCTTTAGGTTTTGTTAGTGTATTAGCAGGTGCTACAAGTGCACCTATTGCAGCTATGATTATGGCAGTTGAACTTTTTGGAGTAAATGTTGCTCATTATGCAGCACTTTCGATTATAATTGCATTTTTAATGACGGGACACAGAAGCGTATTTCCTTCACAAGTTTTGTCTATGAAAAAATCCGATGCTATTAATGTACAGCTAGGAGGAGAGATTGTAAACGCCCAAGCAACCTATACGACTAGATTTTTTGCAAATATAAGAAGATTTTTAAGAATAATTTATGTTAAATCAAAAAGAGCATTTAGAAAAAGAAGAAGGACTAAAGAGTAA
- a CDS encoding YraN family protein, whose amino-acid sequence MSRSKGDIAEQKACEFLISQAYEIVEKNFYAKKLGEIDIICKKDKVYHFVEVKSALDYETAVNNITPSKLSKLKRSIDYYIQTKKLNCNYCIDAVIIVDQEIEFLENITL is encoded by the coding sequence TTGAGCCGGTCTAAAGGTGATATAGCAGAACAAAAAGCTTGTGAGTTTTTAATCTCTCAAGCTTATGAAATAGTAGAAAAAAACTTTTATGCAAAAAAATTAGGCGAAATAGATATTATTTGTAAAAAAGATAAAGTTTATCACTTCGTTGAAGTCAAATCTGCCTTGGATTATGAAACTGCGGTTAATAATATCACGCCTTCAAAACTTTCAAAACTAAAAAGAAGTATTGATTACTATATACAAACAAAAAAACTTAACTGCAACTACTGTATAGATGCAGTTATTATTGTAGATCAAGAGATTGAGTTTTTAGAAAATATTACTCTTTAG
- a CDS encoding molybdopterin oxidoreductase family protein: MIADISSVCTYCGVGCDITAQVEDNKILKIYAQNDGYVSQGKLCIKGSKGFGFVASDERIRNTRVKKSFIEKNFKELPRELKARAKTLKEFDKEYFEAPYEFTTSLAAWKLTDIKQKYGRHSFCGMGGARTSCESSYMFQKFIREAINSPHVDCCARVCHSPSLKGMKPLIGEGAATNPFDDIYETENIIIMGSNTTEAHPIVANRIIKAAKAKTASVTVIDVRNIQIGKYGKEVIIPYEANLLVLNMMAYVILNEKLYDNDFIDTRCVGFEEYKDSILNDPFANPEFMKKIEGYEYLADTIPEVAREYAKKKSMFFWGLGVTEHLDGSYAVMAIVHLSLLTGNIGKTGTGLMPLRGQNNVQGACDTGCLPYFDPDYEKPKEIGLMTPQLIDEMLKGNIKAMYVMGEDIAHIHPNQNKVHKALENLELIISNELFMNEISKKADIVFGVKSAYEKTGVYVNAMRRLHLSQPLVQTDLPDDWEVLRDIENKINGEFIYETSEDVWNETREKVKTRFNGATYHKLSKNRNRGMQWPIEKEDTPILHIEKFRTQNGKGYFQYHRYKLREQIKKLVEKETFSKNEFYLTTGRTIVHYNNSAQTIRTEALNSRYDKDIVLASKEDEQRIGSKQIIIKTQYGQTAILPVKYTKNIRPGTLYTTFHHPESKINFIFGDEADELILTARFKSIRVEIEPV, from the coding sequence ATGATTGCAGATATTAGTTCTGTTTGTACTTACTGCGGTGTCGGTTGCGATATCACGGCTCAAGTAGAAGATAATAAAATCTTGAAAATTTATGCACAAAATGACGGCTATGTAAGCCAGGGAAAACTTTGTATTAAAGGTTCAAAAGGTTTCGGTTTTGTTGCTTCGGATGAAAGAATCAGAAATACAAGGGTAAAAAAATCTTTTATAGAAAAAAACTTTAAAGAGCTGCCAAGAGAGTTAAAAGCCAGAGCAAAAACGCTAAAAGAATTTGATAAAGAGTATTTTGAAGCTCCTTACGAATTTACGACTTCTCTTGCTGCTTGGAAATTAACGGATATAAAACAAAAATACGGAAGACACAGTTTTTGTGGAATGGGCGGAGCTAGAACTTCATGTGAAAGCTCATATATGTTTCAAAAATTTATCAGGGAAGCAATAAATTCTCCCCATGTGGATTGTTGTGCCAGAGTTTGTCACAGTCCAAGTCTAAAAGGAATGAAACCTTTAATAGGAGAAGGAGCGGCAACTAATCCTTTTGACGATATTTATGAAACTGAAAATATCATTATAATGGGTTCTAATACAACAGAAGCACATCCAATCGTTGCAAACAGAATAATTAAAGCTGCAAAAGCAAAAACAGCCTCGGTTACCGTAATAGATGTAAGAAATATTCAAATAGGGAAATACGGTAAAGAGGTTATTATTCCATATGAAGCAAACCTTTTGGTTTTAAATATGATGGCTTATGTAATTTTAAATGAAAAACTTTATGATAATGATTTTATTGATACAAGATGCGTAGGATTTGAAGAGTATAAAGACTCTATTTTAAATGACCCTTTTGCAAATCCTGAATTTATGAAAAAGATAGAGGGGTACGAATATTTAGCCGACACTATTCCTGAGGTTGCAAGAGAGTATGCAAAAAAGAAATCTATGTTTTTTTGGGGACTTGGAGTTACGGAACATTTAGACGGTTCATATGCCGTTATGGCTATCGTTCACTTAAGTCTGCTTACGGGAAATATCGGGAAAACAGGAACGGGACTTATGCCTTTAAGAGGTCAAAATAATGTACAAGGTGCCTGTGATACGGGATGTTTACCCTATTTTGACCCGGATTATGAAAAACCCAAAGAGATAGGTTTAATGACACCTCAACTAATAGATGAAATGTTAAAAGGAAATATCAAAGCTATGTATGTAATGGGAGAAGATATTGCCCATATTCATCCAAATCAGAATAAAGTACATAAAGCTTTGGAAAACCTTGAACTTATAATCTCAAATGAACTTTTTATGAATGAAATTTCAAAAAAAGCCGATATTGTTTTTGGAGTAAAATCTGCTTATGAAAAAACAGGTGTTTATGTAAATGCTATGAGAAGACTTCATCTTTCTCAACCTCTTGTACAAACAGATTTGCCCGATGATTGGGAAGTTTTAAGAGATATTGAAAATAAAATCAACGGTGAATTTATTTATGAAACAAGTGAAGATGTATGGAATGAAACCAGAGAAAAAGTAAAAACAAGATTCAATGGAGCAACATACCATAAACTCTCAAAAAATAGAAACAGAGGTATGCAGTGGCCTATAGAAAAAGAGGATACTCCTATTTTGCATATTGAAAAATTTAGAACCCAAAACGGAAAAGGATATTTTCAATACCACCGATACAAATTAAGAGAACAAATAAAAAAATTAGTTGAAAAAGAGACTTTTTCGAAAAATGAGTTCTATTTAACAACAGGAAGAACAATAGTTCATTATAATAATTCTGCCCAAACAATAAGAACCGAAGCTTTAAATTCAAGATATGACAAAGATATTGTTTTAGCTTCAAAAGAGGATGAGCAAAGAATCGGAAGTAAACAAATTATTATAAAAACCCAATACGGTCAAACTGCAATATTACCTGTAAAATATACAAAAAATATTAGACCTGGAACGCTTTATACAACTTTCCACCACCCTGAATCAAAAATCAATTTTATCTTTGGAGATGAAGCCGATGAGCTGATTTTAACTGCAAGATTTAAATCTATCAGAGTAGAAATTGAGCCGGTCTAA
- the thiS gene encoding sulfur carrier protein ThiS — protein MNLIVNGEEKNFEEDSTLEEIIHELKIEEKVMAAAVNMEIVKKDEWNSFVVRENDKLELLQFVGGG, from the coding sequence ATGAATCTTATAGTAAACGGTGAAGAAAAAAACTTTGAAGAAGACTCTACACTTGAAGAGATTATTCATGAACTGAAAATTGAAGAAAAAGTAATGGCAGCTGCCGTTAATATGGAAATAGTAAAAAAAGATGAATGGAATAGTTTTGTTGTAAGAGAGAATGACAAACTAGAATTGTTACAATTTGTAGGTGGTGGTTGA